In one window of Pseudomonas sp. IAC-BECa141 DNA:
- a CDS encoding transposase, whose protein sequence is MRTRAFLTTLCAAMLVAGCVAPPSNASTANDFGYDERDSIPNEVPLPEPEVNQRPVVGTKTLLVTVTHWQDGDALDFPLIRQHTVSTDPNALPAYIHAASNGKLTLTGQIIEHTSGPRPELCTFKPGDSAPMPINLADSEGIKAAQAHGLDANNYDYRISVIDCGGSASAWTPGKFIGVYGQSGGPHVYKHEFGQNLGYSHGSTYIKCPKHGDTVLAPLEMAPIECAVIGYGDSGDSVSGGGTLYPANNRWYSGWLDSSQVAVIERSGLYRLAKLGDAGPQLYLINRPETTPAQLALEYRKPTPFDNFPATDNRVNGVWVRYTTMGGTVLNTQLDGTPETATTDDPTLLPGKTLRDPGVGITVTTCSANSQGATIAVAVNHETAPKCTSPLPLPKITSPALEGPAAPNPINFSGKGIPGATTKISYQKSGENISHELTVIADALGNWKTNFPHLSAGKYIAVIYHQVSSTSAPPRIGSFDVAP, encoded by the coding sequence ATGCGAACTCGGGCCTTTCTGACAACACTGTGTGCAGCCATGCTCGTTGCAGGCTGCGTAGCACCACCATCGAACGCCTCAACTGCAAATGATTTTGGGTATGACGAACGAGATTCCATCCCAAATGAGGTTCCATTGCCTGAACCGGAAGTCAATCAGCGTCCGGTAGTGGGAACCAAAACACTACTGGTCACCGTAACCCATTGGCAGGATGGCGACGCTCTGGATTTTCCATTGATCAGGCAACATACAGTTTCTACGGATCCCAACGCACTGCCGGCTTACATTCACGCAGCCTCGAACGGAAAGCTCACACTCACCGGACAGATCATTGAGCATACATCCGGCCCTCGCCCTGAACTATGCACATTCAAACCCGGAGACTCGGCACCAATGCCGATTAACCTGGCAGATTCAGAGGGGATAAAAGCCGCGCAGGCGCATGGACTGGACGCTAATAACTACGATTACCGCATCAGCGTAATTGACTGTGGCGGGTCAGCTTCAGCCTGGACACCCGGGAAATTCATTGGTGTATATGGACAATCGGGAGGCCCTCACGTTTACAAGCATGAATTCGGGCAAAATCTTGGATACAGCCATGGAAGCACCTACATCAAGTGCCCAAAACACGGCGATACCGTATTAGCCCCACTGGAAATGGCCCCCATTGAGTGTGCGGTGATTGGCTATGGCGACAGTGGTGACTCTGTCTCTGGAGGTGGAACCCTCTATCCCGCCAACAACCGGTGGTACTCGGGATGGCTGGACAGCTCACAGGTGGCAGTCATCGAACGCAGCGGCCTTTATCGCTTGGCAAAACTGGGCGATGCCGGACCTCAGCTTTATCTCATCAATCGACCTGAAACCACTCCGGCACAGTTGGCGTTGGAATACCGAAAACCCACTCCGTTCGACAATTTTCCTGCAACCGATAACCGGGTAAACGGCGTTTGGGTGAGATACACCACGATGGGGGGCACAGTATTAAACACCCAGCTCGATGGCACACCGGAAACAGCCACGACGGATGATCCGACATTACTCCCCGGCAAGACTCTAAGAGATCCAGGAGTAGGTATCACCGTTACAACATGTAGTGCAAATTCGCAGGGTGCGACAATTGCCGTCGCTGTAAATCATGAGACGGCGCCCAAATGCACATCACCACTTCCGTTACCCAAAATTACATCCCCGGCCTTAGAGGGGCCAGCTGCTCCAAATCCGATTAATTTCTCAGGGAAGGGTATTCCTGGCGCAACAACCAAGATTTCCTACCAAAAAAGCGGAGAAAATATCTCTCATGAACTAACAGTCATCGCTGATGCGCTGGGTAACTGGAAAACTAACTTCCCTCATTTATCAGCAGGGAAATATATTGCAGTTATATATCATCAGGTAAGCAGCACCTCTGCACCGCCAAGAATAGGATCTTTTGACGTAGCCCCTTGA
- a CDS encoding OmpA family protein gives MRKQLMIPALLAASVALAACSTPPNPNLEQARTNYAGLQANPQASKVAALETKDASDYLDKADKAYLDKEDQRKVDQLAYLTNQRVEVAKQTIALRTAENNLKNAAAQRAQARLDARDQQIKQLQDSLNAKQTDRGTLVTFGDVLFATNKADLKSSGLVNINKLAQFLQENPDRKVIVEGYTDSTGSANYNQSLSERRATSVQVALIKMGVDPSRIVTQGYGKEYPVADNGSVSGRAMNRRVEVTISNDNQPVMPRSAVSAK, from the coding sequence ATGCGTAAACAACTGATGATCCCCGCTCTTCTGGCCGCAAGCGTTGCCCTGGCTGCCTGCTCGACACCGCCGAACCCGAATCTGGAACAGGCGCGCACCAACTACGCCGGCCTGCAGGCCAACCCGCAGGCCAGCAAGGTCGCGGCGCTGGAAACCAAGGACGCCAGTGATTATCTGGACAAGGCCGACAAGGCTTATCTGGACAAGGAAGATCAGCGCAAGGTCGACCAACTGGCCTACCTGACCAACCAGCGCGTGGAAGTGGCCAAGCAGACCATCGCCCTGCGTACTGCTGAGAACAATCTGAAGAACGCCGCCGCCCAACGTGCCCAGGCCCGTCTGGATGCTCGCGATCAGCAGATCAAACAGCTGCAGGACAGCCTCAACGCCAAGCAGACCGATCGCGGTACGCTGGTGACCTTCGGTGACGTGCTGTTCGCCACCAACAAGGCCGATCTGAAATCCAGCGGTCTGGTGAACATCAATAAACTGGCGCAGTTCCTCCAGGAAAATCCTGATCGCAAAGTGATCGTCGAGGGTTATACCGACAGCACCGGTTCGGCGAACTACAACCAGTCGTTGTCCGAGCGTCGTGCCACTTCCGTGCAGGTCGCACTGATCAAGATGGGCGTCGATCCGTCGCGCATCGTGACTCAGGGCTATGGCAAGGAATACCCGGTGGCGGATAACGGCAGCGTTTCGGGCCGTGCAATGAACCGTCGGGTGGAAGTGACCATTTCCAACGACAACCAGCCAGTGATGCCGCGTTCGGCGGTTAGCGCCAAATAA
- a CDS encoding DUF4398 domain-containing protein: protein MELKTMKTQTSFSHLRGLKLAALAIGTSFVLAGCAGNPPTEQYAVTQSAVNSAVSAGGTEFAAVEMKQAQDKLKQAEIAMHDKKYDEARILAEQAEWDARVAERKAQAMKAEQAVKDSQKGVQELRQESQRTVQ from the coding sequence ATGGAGTTGAAGACCATGAAGACCCAAACCTCGTTTTCCCACCTGCGCGGTCTGAAACTGGCCGCCCTGGCGATCGGCACCAGCTTCGTACTGGCCGGTTGCGCCGGCAATCCTCCGACCGAGCAATACGCCGTGACTCAATCGGCGGTCAACAGCGCGGTCAGCGCCGGCGGTACCGAATTCGCCGCCGTGGAAATGAAGCAGGCACAGGACAAGCTCAAACAAGCAGAAATCGCCATGCACGATAAAAAGTATGACGAAGCCCGCATCCTGGCCGAACAGGCCGAGTGGGACGCCCGCGTCGCTGAACGCAAGGCTCAGGCGATGAAAGCCGAACAAGCGGTGAAGGATTCCCAGAAAGGTGTTCAGGAACTGCGTCAGGAAAGTCAGCGCACTGTGCAGTAA
- a CDS encoding pilin assembly protein, whose amino-acid sequence MKIRELAQHWEETAKGRLTDTGYTIHLDVEAAARLAAIAEMYPKRHAEELLGELIGAALEEFEASLPYVKGSTVVATDEEGDPLYEDVGPTPRFLALSRRHLHDLSTAAGKQKH is encoded by the coding sequence ATGAAAATCCGTGAACTCGCCCAGCATTGGGAAGAAACAGCCAAGGGTCGCCTGACCGATACCGGCTACACGATTCATCTGGATGTGGAAGCCGCCGCACGGCTGGCGGCAATCGCCGAAATGTACCCCAAACGCCACGCCGAAGAACTGCTCGGCGAGCTGATCGGCGCCGCCCTCGAAGAGTTCGAAGCGAGCCTGCCATATGTGAAAGGTTCGACCGTGGTTGCCACCGACGAGGAAGGCGATCCGCTGTATGAAGATGTCGGCCCGACGCCGCGTTTTCTTGCGCTGTCGCGGCGGCATTTGCATGACTTGTCGACCGCAGCCGGCAAGCAGAAACACTGA
- the ppc gene encoding phosphoenolpyruvate carboxylase → MTDIDARLREDVHLLGELLGNTIRDQYGEAFLDKIEQIRKGAKADRRGSMDAELSASLNQLSEDELLPVARAFNQFLNLANIAEQYQLIHRREETQAAPFESRVLPELLARLRNEGHSAESLARQLARLEIELVLTAHPTEVARRTLIQKYDAIAAQLAAQDHRDLTTAEREHIHNTLQRLIAEAWHTEEIRRTRPTPVDEAKWGFAVIEHSLWQAIPNHMRKADQALFAATGLRLPLEAAPIRFASWMGGDRDGNPNVTAAVTREVLLLARWMAADLYLRDVDHLAAELSMQQASDALKARAGDSAEPYRAVLKQLRERLRATRNWAHASLTATTPAPADVLHNNRDLLDPLELCFNSLHECGMGVIADGPLLDCLRRAVTFGLFLVRLDVRQDSSRHSAAMTEITDYLGLGKYEEWDEEQRISFLTRELQNRRPLLPAHFKPSADTAEVLATCKEIAAAPAASLGSYVISMAGAASDVLAVQLLLKESGVLRPMRVVPLFETLADLDNAGPVIERLLLLPGYRARLQGPQEVMIGYSDSAKDAGTTAAAWAQYRAQERLVEICREQQVELLLFHGRGGTVGRGGGPAHAAILSQPPGSVAGRFRTTEQGEMIRFKFGLPDIAEQNLNLYLAAVLEATLLPPPPPTPEWRHLMDELAADGVAAYRAVVRENPQFVEYFRQSTPEQELGRLPLGSRPAKRRAGGIESLRAIPWIFGWTQTRLMLPAWLGWETALSKALERGEGELLGQMREQWPFFRTRIDMLEMVLAKADADIALSYDQRLVQSDLLPLGAHLRDLLSQACSVVLGLTGQSQLLAHSPDTLEFIRLRNTYLDPLHLLQAELLARSRQQDVEQGSPVEQALLVSVAGIAAGLRNTG, encoded by the coding sequence ATGACCGATATTGATGCACGCTTGCGCGAAGACGTTCACCTGCTCGGTGAGCTGTTGGGCAACACTATTCGTGACCAGTACGGCGAGGCGTTTCTCGACAAGATCGAGCAGATCCGCAAGGGCGCCAAGGCCGACCGGCGCGGCTCGATGGACGCCGAACTCAGCGCCAGCCTTAATCAATTGAGCGAAGACGAACTGCTGCCCGTGGCGCGGGCCTTCAACCAGTTTCTCAACCTGGCGAACATTGCCGAGCAGTACCAGCTCATCCATCGCCGCGAAGAAACCCAGGCCGCACCGTTCGAATCCCGCGTACTGCCGGAACTGCTCGCCCGCCTGCGCAACGAAGGGCACAGCGCCGAATCCCTGGCCCGGCAACTGGCGCGGCTGGAGATCGAACTGGTGCTCACCGCGCACCCGACCGAAGTGGCCCGCCGCACGCTGATCCAGAAGTACGACGCGATTGCCGCGCAACTGGCGGCTCAGGATCACCGCGACCTGACCACGGCCGAACGCGAGCACATCCACAACACCCTGCAACGCCTGATCGCTGAAGCCTGGCACACCGAGGAAATCCGCCGCACCCGGCCGACCCCGGTGGACGAAGCCAAGTGGGGTTTTGCGGTGATCGAGCACTCGCTGTGGCAGGCGATTCCCAACCATATGCGCAAGGCCGATCAGGCGCTGTTTGCGGCCACCGGTTTGCGTTTGCCACTGGAAGCCGCGCCGATCCGCTTCGCTTCGTGGATGGGCGGCGACCGTGACGGTAACCCGAACGTGACGGCTGCCGTCACCCGCGAAGTGCTGTTGCTGGCGCGCTGGATGGCGGCCGATCTGTACCTGCGGGATGTCGATCACCTGGCGGCCGAACTGTCGATGCAGCAGGCCAGCGATGCGCTCAAGGCCCGGGCCGGCGACAGTGCCGAGCCGTATCGTGCGGTGCTCAAGCAATTGCGTGAACGGCTGCGCGCCACGCGCAATTGGGCCCACGCATCCCTTACGGCGACCACCCCGGCGCCGGCCGATGTGCTGCACAACAATCGCGACCTGCTCGATCCGCTGGAACTGTGTTTCAACTCGCTGCACGAGTGCGGCATGGGCGTGATCGCCGATGGGCCGTTGCTCGATTGCCTGCGTCGGGCCGTGACCTTCGGCCTGTTCCTGGTGCGCCTCGATGTGCGTCAGGATTCGTCGCGCCACAGCGCAGCGATGACCGAAATCACCGATTACCTCGGCCTCGGCAAATACGAAGAGTGGGACGAGGAACAGCGCATCAGCTTCCTGACCCGCGAACTGCAAAACCGTCGGCCATTGCTGCCGGCGCATTTCAAACCCTCGGCCGACACCGCCGAAGTGCTCGCCACCTGCAAGGAAATTGCCGCTGCGCCGGCGGCTTCGCTGGGCTCCTACGTGATCTCCATGGCCGGCGCCGCCTCTGATGTGCTGGCGGTGCAATTGTTGCTGAAAGAGTCCGGCGTATTGCGGCCGATGCGTGTGGTGCCGTTGTTCGAAACCCTCGCCGACCTGGACAACGCCGGCCCGGTGATCGAGCGCCTGTTGCTGCTGCCGGGTTATCGCGCACGGCTGCAAGGTCCGCAGGAGGTGATGATCGGCTATTCCGACTCGGCCAAGGACGCCGGCACCACCGCGGCGGCGTGGGCGCAGTACCGGGCGCAGGAACGGCTGGTGGAAATCTGCCGCGAGCAGCAAGTCGAACTGCTGCTGTTCCACGGCCGCGGTGGCACCGTGGGGCGTGGCGGTGGTCCGGCACACGCGGCGATTCTGTCGCAGCCGCCGGGGTCGGTGGCCGGACGTTTCCGCACCACCGAGCAGGGGGAAATGATTCGATTCAAATTCGGCCTGCCGGACATCGCCGAACAAAACCTCAATCTGTATCTGGCGGCAGTGCTCGAAGCGACCCTGTTGCCACCGCCGCCACCGACCCCTGAATGGCGGCATCTGATGGACGAACTGGCCGCTGACGGCGTCGCCGCCTACCGTGCGGTGGTTCGGGAAAATCCGCAATTCGTCGAGTATTTCCGCCAGTCGACCCCGGAGCAGGAGCTTGGTCGCCTGCCATTGGGCAGCCGTCCGGCCAAGCGCCGCGCCGGTGGCATCGAAAGTCTGCGGGCGATTCCGTGGATCTTCGGCTGGACCCAGACCCGTCTGATGCTGCCGGCCTGGCTCGGCTGGGAAACCGCCTTGAGCAAGGCGCTGGAGCGCGGCGAAGGCGAGTTGCTGGGGCAGATGCGCGAACAGTGGCCGTTTTTCCGCACGCGTATCGACATGCTGGAGATGGTGCTGGCCAAGGCCGACGCCGACATTGCGCTGTCCTACGACCAGCGTCTGGTGCAGTCGGACCTGTTGCCTTTGGGTGCGCACTTACGCGACCTATTGTCGCAGGCGTGTTCCGTGGTCCTCGGCCTGACCGGTCAGTCGCAGCTGCTGGCACATAGCCCGGATACCCTGGAATTCATCCGTCTGCGCAACACCTACCTCGACCCGCTGCATCTATTGCAGGCCGAGTTGCTGGCGCGCTCGCGGCAACAGGATGTCGAGCAGGGCAGCCCGGTGGAACAGGCGCTGCTGGTGTCTGTGGCGGGGATTGCCGCCGGTTTGCGAAATACCGGCTAA
- the adk gene encoding adenylate kinase, whose product MRVILLGAPGAGKGTQAKFITEKFGIPQISTGDMLRAAVKAGTELGIKAKSIMDAGGLVSDDLIIALVKDRIAQADCAKGFLFDGFPRTIPQAEALVTAGVELDAVVEIAVEDEEIVQRIAGRRVHEASGRVYHIVYNPPKIAGKDDITGEELVQRKDDTEETVRHRLSVYHSQTKPLVDFYQKLSASNGGKPKYSHIPGVGSVEAITAKVLEALS is encoded by the coding sequence ATGCGCGTCATTCTGCTGGGAGCTCCCGGGGCCGGTAAAGGTACTCAGGCTAAGTTCATCACCGAGAAATTCGGCATTCCGCAAATCTCCACCGGCGACATGCTGCGTGCTGCGGTCAAGGCCGGCACCGAGCTGGGCATCAAGGCCAAGAGCATCATGGATGCCGGTGGCCTGGTGTCGGATGACCTGATCATCGCGCTGGTCAAGGACCGTATCGCTCAAGCCGATTGCGCCAAGGGTTTCCTGTTCGATGGCTTCCCGCGCACCATTCCTCAGGCTGAAGCGCTGGTGACTGCCGGTGTCGAGCTGGACGCCGTGGTCGAAATCGCCGTTGAAGACGAAGAAATCGTTCAGCGTATCGCCGGTCGTCGCGTTCACGAGGCCAGCGGCCGCGTTTACCACATCGTCTACAACCCGCCGAAAATTGCCGGTAAAGACGACATCACCGGCGAAGAGCTGGTACAGCGCAAGGACGACACCGAAGAAACCGTGCGTCATCGCCTGTCGGTCTACCACTCGCAGACCAAGCCGCTGGTGGACTTCTACCAGAAGCTGTCCGCCAGTAACGGTGGCAAGCCGAAGTACAGCCACATCCCTGGCGTCGGTTCGGTTGAAGCGATCACCGCCAAGGTGCTTGAAGCGCTGAGCTGA
- the tsaB gene encoding tRNA (adenosine(37)-N6)-threonylcarbamoyltransferase complex dimerization subunit type 1 TsaB, which yields MSTLLALDTATEACSVALLHDGKVTSHYEVIPRLHAQKLLPMIQQLLADAGTTLQAVDAIAFGRGPGAFTGVRIAIGVVQGLAFALDRPVLPVSNLAVLAQRAYREHGVSQVAAAIDARMDEVYWGCYRETAGEMRLVGAEAVLPPEVAALPEDASGDWFGAGTGWGYGERIAVNLSGSDAGMLPHAEDLLTLARFAWERGEAIPADDAQPVYLRDKVATPKAR from the coding sequence ATGAGCACCTTGCTGGCCCTGGACACCGCGACTGAAGCTTGCTCCGTTGCCTTGCTGCATGACGGCAAGGTCACGAGCCATTACGAGGTGATCCCGCGCCTGCATGCGCAGAAACTGCTGCCGATGATCCAGCAACTGCTGGCCGACGCCGGCACCACCCTGCAAGCGGTGGACGCTATCGCTTTCGGTCGTGGCCCGGGCGCTTTCACCGGCGTGCGAATTGCCATCGGCGTGGTGCAAGGCCTGGCCTTTGCGCTGGATCGCCCGGTGTTGCCGGTGTCGAACCTGGCCGTGCTGGCGCAACGGGCGTATCGCGAACACGGCGTGAGCCAGGTTGCGGCGGCCATCGATGCGCGCATGGATGAGGTGTATTGGGGCTGCTACCGCGAGACGGCCGGAGAGATGCGCTTGGTCGGCGCCGAGGCGGTGCTGCCGCCGGAAGTCGCCGCGCTGCCGGAGGATGCCTCGGGTGACTGGTTCGGTGCCGGCACCGGCTGGGGTTATGGCGAACGCATCGCGGTAAACCTGAGCGGTTCCGATGCCGGCATGCTGCCCCACGCTGAAGACCTGCTGACTCTGGCACGATTTGCCTGGGAGCGCGGTGAAGCGATTCCGGCTGACGACGCCCAGCCGGTTTATCTGCGCGACAAGGTAGCCACCCCGAAAGCCCGCTGA
- a CDS encoding DUF72 domain-containing protein, translating to MDLPYYLGCPSWSENAWREYLYPADAKTSDFLGLYSQVFNAVEGNTTFYASPSPATVQRWAEVMPEHFRFTAKFPGDISHSGDLRDQLTAAETFLQLLKPLGERVSPMWLQLSKSFTPHRLPELAAFIDALDCPLAVEVRHEQFFAKGESERLLNRLLLDRGVERICLDPRALFSCLSTESSVIHAQSKKPRVPTRPAAFTQFPQVRFIGHPELEANDPFLVPWVAKIAEWIEEGRTPYIFLHTADNLLAAKLAQRFHAQLMQRLPGLRPLPELYREPAAEQLGLL from the coding sequence ATGGATCTGCCTTACTACCTCGGTTGCCCGTCCTGGAGCGAAAACGCCTGGCGCGAGTATCTGTATCCGGCAGACGCCAAGACCTCCGATTTCCTCGGACTCTATTCACAAGTCTTCAACGCGGTGGAAGGCAACACGACCTTCTACGCCAGCCCCTCGCCGGCCACCGTGCAGCGTTGGGCCGAGGTGATGCCGGAGCATTTTCGCTTCACCGCCAAGTTTCCCGGTGACATCAGCCACAGCGGCGACTTGCGCGATCAACTGACCGCCGCTGAAACCTTCCTCCAGTTACTCAAGCCGCTCGGTGAGCGCGTCTCGCCAATGTGGCTGCAACTGTCGAAAAGCTTCACTCCGCATCGCTTGCCGGAGCTTGCTGCGTTTATCGATGCACTGGATTGCCCGCTGGCAGTGGAAGTGCGCCACGAACAGTTTTTCGCCAAGGGCGAGAGTGAGCGACTGCTGAACCGGCTATTGCTGGATCGTGGCGTGGAGCGTATCTGTCTCGACCCGCGCGCGTTGTTCAGTTGCCTGTCGACCGAGTCGTCTGTGATCCACGCCCAATCGAAAAAGCCCCGCGTGCCCACACGGCCGGCAGCATTCACTCAATTCCCGCAGGTGCGCTTCATCGGCCACCCGGAGCTTGAGGCCAACGATCCGTTTCTGGTGCCGTGGGTGGCGAAAATCGCCGAGTGGATCGAAGAGGGCCGCACGCCCTACATCTTCCTGCACACCGCCGATAACCTCCTGGCGGCGAAGCTGGCGCAACGTTTTCACGCACAACTGATGCAACGTTTGCCTGGCCTGCGCCCCTTGCCTGAGCTATACAGAGAACCCGCCGCCGAGCAACTCGGCCTGCTCTGA
- a CDS encoding isocitrate lyase/PEP mutase family protein, with amino-acid sequence MDVQARQQQARKAESFKALHERPGIFVIPNPWDAGSAKMLASLGYQALATTSAGYAFSQAKPDGGLSLDDTLTNVRAIVAATDLPVAVDLENGFADAPAQSAQSLIRAAEAGAVGGSIEDATGREDSPIYCFEHAVARIEAAVAAVRTLPFPFMLTARAENYLHGNPDINDTIRRLQAFAEAGADVLYAPGLRTAEEVLAVVRAVAPKPVNVLMSGGLKLTVQQLEEMGVKRISTGSALALAALGEFYRAAEEIQQSGTFTFTSRSMPYAKANQLFKG; translated from the coding sequence ATGGACGTCCAAGCCCGTCAACAACAAGCCCGTAAAGCCGAATCCTTCAAAGCCCTGCACGAACGCCCGGGGATTTTCGTGATCCCTAATCCGTGGGATGCCGGTTCCGCGAAGATGCTCGCCAGTCTCGGCTATCAGGCGCTGGCGACCACGAGCGCCGGTTATGCGTTTTCTCAGGCCAAACCCGATGGCGGTCTTAGCCTCGACGATACGCTGACCAATGTTCGGGCGATTGTCGCGGCCACCGATCTGCCGGTGGCGGTGGATCTGGAAAACGGTTTCGCCGACGCTCCAGCGCAATCGGCGCAAAGTCTGATCCGAGCTGCCGAGGCGGGCGCCGTGGGCGGCTCGATCGAGGATGCCACCGGCCGGGAAGACTCGCCGATCTACTGCTTCGAACACGCGGTGGCGCGGATCGAAGCGGCCGTCGCGGCCGTGCGCACCTTGCCGTTTCCCTTCATGCTGACCGCCCGTGCGGAAAACTATCTGCATGGCAATCCCGATATCAACGACACCATCCGCCGCTTGCAGGCCTTCGCCGAAGCCGGCGCCGACGTGCTGTACGCGCCGGGCCTGCGTACCGCCGAAGAAGTTCTGGCGGTGGTGCGCGCGGTGGCGCCGAAACCGGTCAATGTGCTGATGTCCGGCGGCTTGAAACTGACGGTGCAGCAGCTCGAAGAAATGGGCGTGAAGCGGATCAGCACCGGATCGGCGCTGGCCCTGGCGGCGTTGGGTGAGTTTTACCGCGCGGCGGAAGAAATCCAGCAGTCCGGCACGTTCACCTTCACCTCCCGTTCGATGCCGTACGCCAAAGCCAATCAATTGTTCAAGGGGTGA
- a CDS encoding extensin family protein, which produces MGRWTLLTVLLIIGGSLIGVWRGWLDVPPQWNPWAPLDVQATPNWLTGYKLMRLRSDPALCEQALVSSGLRVSPQADSPDAKCPLIGALRVQGGGVALSSSFLASCPLAVAFALFERHTLQPAAQQAYGQSVARVDHLGSFACRNIYNRESGALSRHASADALDIAGLRLADGRVISVLKDWPKQNQDAQFLRQVRDGACEAFSVVLSPDYNAAHRNHFHVDVGRWSVCR; this is translated from the coding sequence ATGGGGCGCTGGACGCTGTTGACCGTGCTGCTGATCATCGGTGGCAGCCTGATCGGCGTCTGGCGCGGTTGGCTTGATGTGCCGCCGCAGTGGAACCCGTGGGCGCCACTGGACGTGCAGGCGACGCCCAACTGGCTCACGGGCTACAAGTTGATGCGCCTGCGCAGCGATCCGGCCTTGTGCGAGCAGGCGCTGGTCAGCTCCGGCCTGCGGGTTTCACCACAGGCCGACAGTCCCGACGCCAAATGTCCGCTGATCGGTGCTTTGCGCGTGCAGGGCGGCGGGGTGGCGCTCAGCAGCAGCTTTCTCGCCAGTTGTCCCTTGGCGGTGGCGTTTGCGCTGTTCGAGCGCCATACGCTGCAACCGGCGGCGCAGCAGGCCTACGGTCAATCTGTGGCTCGAGTCGATCACCTCGGCAGCTTCGCTTGTCGCAATATCTACAACCGCGAGAGCGGTGCACTCAGCCGCCATGCCAGCGCCGATGCGCTGGACATCGCCGGCTTGCGCCTCGCGGATGGTCGCGTGATCAGCGTGCTCAAGGACTGGCCGAAGCAAAACCAGGACGCGCAGTTTCTACGTCAGGTGCGCGACGGTGCCTGCGAGGCGTTCAGTGTGGTGTTGAGTCCGGACTACAACGCAGCCCATCGCAATCACTTTCATGTCGATGTCGGGCGCTGGAGCGTGTGTCGCTGA
- a CDS encoding energy transducer TonB, with protein sequence MSGILPTSIGYISPTGDFSRHNTQALGGVSHLWQDFFAQALAEQSSDVVPACGTFPPVDLESPEEPTVGSELHAHIISQRECDVVETQVRPPEPLFLPIAELELDLAEPYPPFPPEAIKTQQKQQDFDSSWVRPIVINNGQPIPEPGPAPQKKPLYLPIAEFDLDLLQPYPPFPPEEIVEQQKALDFDNGWVRPIVQQNLRIAA encoded by the coding sequence ATGTCAGGCATTCTTCCCACATCGATTGGCTACATTTCGCCCACAGGTGATTTCAGCCGTCATAACACTCAAGCATTGGGCGGCGTCAGCCACCTGTGGCAGGATTTCTTTGCCCAGGCACTGGCCGAACAATCGAGTGATGTGGTGCCGGCCTGCGGCACTTTCCCGCCGGTTGATCTGGAAAGTCCTGAAGAACCAACCGTCGGCAGCGAACTGCACGCGCACATCATCAGCCAGCGCGAATGCGATGTGGTCGAAACCCAGGTGCGTCCTCCGGAGCCGCTGTTCCTGCCGATCGCCGAGCTCGAACTGGATCTTGCCGAGCCGTACCCTCCGTTCCCGCCAGAAGCAATCAAGACTCAGCAAAAGCAGCAGGATTTCGACAGCAGTTGGGTTCGTCCGATCGTGATCAACAACGGCCAGCCGATTCCGGAACCGGGCCCTGCCCCGCAGAAAAAGCCGCTCTACCTGCCGATTGCCGAGTTCGACCTGGATCTGCTGCAGCCTTACCCGCCGTTCCCGCCGGAAGAAATCGTCGAGCAGCAGAAAGCCCTGGACTTCGATAACGGCTGGGTACGCCCGATCGTTCAGCAGAACCTGCGCATCGCCGCCTGA